The proteins below come from a single Chryseobacterium capnotolerans genomic window:
- a CDS encoding T9SS type A sorting domain-containing protein, producing MKKIYSIACFLLAMLCFAQQGMSFEDNEGFITGNIHGQGAWISTPTGGNPENVIHQTISTDAATEGSNALKIVRESLYGVQSEPIIGGFYNLTAPLACTHFSVSFDINMSQLNGSVFGFQGVDNINENTILRVDFDKTGIINILHKESNIQNMVSTQGAWSPNVWYRFKVVGTAIDMRYYLNDALIYTDSAIASLTMDQLRFVHNNGVGIAYFDNIKINDELILSAKETNLKHKTLTLYPNPVADFLKINTSNQIQHVEVYDLMGKKINIKLDGEKVDVRNLSPGVYWLNIETEARNFTEKFIKK from the coding sequence ATGAAAAAAATCTACTCAATCGCTTGCTTTTTATTAGCAATGCTTTGCTTTGCCCAGCAGGGTATGTCTTTTGAAGACAATGAAGGGTTTATAACCGGAAATATTCACGGACAAGGCGCGTGGATCAGTACTCCCACAGGAGGTAATCCTGAGAATGTTATCCATCAGACGATCAGTACTGATGCTGCTACAGAGGGAAGCAATGCTCTGAAAATTGTCAGGGAATCTCTGTATGGAGTTCAATCAGAGCCTATTATTGGCGGCTTTTACAATCTGACGGCTCCGCTTGCCTGTACTCATTTTTCTGTTTCATTTGATATTAATATGTCACAGCTTAACGGATCCGTGTTTGGATTTCAGGGGGTGGATAATATCAATGAAAATACCATATTAAGGGTAGATTTTGATAAAACGGGGATAATAAATATCTTACATAAAGAATCAAATATCCAAAACATGGTTTCCACACAAGGAGCATGGTCTCCAAATGTGTGGTATAGATTCAAGGTGGTAGGTACAGCGATAGATATGAGATATTATCTTAATGATGCTTTAATTTATACTGATTCTGCCATTGCTTCTCTTACTATGGACCAATTGAGATTTGTTCATAATAATGGTGTAGGAATAGCTTACTTTGATAATATTAAGATTAATGATGAATTGATCTTGTCTGCTAAAGAAACAAATTTAAAACATAAAACATTAACGCTGTATCCTAATCCGGTAGCAGATTTTCTAAAAATAAATACTTCTAACCAGATCCAGCATGTTGAAGTGTATGACCTTATGGGAAAAAAAATAAACATAAAATTAGACGGAGAAAAAGTAGATGTGAGAAACTTATCCCCTGGAGTTTATTGGCTAAATATAGAGACAGAAGCAAGAAACTTTACCGAGAAATTCATTAAAAAATAA
- a CDS encoding T9SS type A sorting domain-containing protein, whose product MRRILLLSAFLGLTSLNAQTTIFNQTVTSQNGIVANALSNGNFVASADDFKLTSQNKITKIKILGFQNEETLETLVATGAMLYIYADAAGSPAGVPNGAGTPIAAINVAKGAAGYSLIKGLTGYTFEIDVAAALSTPVILSANTTYWLVFAAKTNLTAYGAGGFNWFSGQINGNPAKLIDPLDAFGAGATTWTSISFLTDEPAFDGLAFSIEGQNATLGTQEIFSNVKKTTISPNPTTDYLNVNSTEKIKAVEIFDMNGRKNGCYP is encoded by the coding sequence ATGAGAAGAATTCTACTATTGAGTGCATTTTTAGGGCTAACCTCTTTAAATGCTCAAACAACAATTTTTAATCAAACAGTTACAAGCCAAAATGGAATTGTTGCTAATGCTTTATCAAATGGAAACTTTGTTGCATCTGCGGATGACTTTAAGCTTACGAGTCAAAACAAGATTACAAAAATAAAGATATTAGGTTTTCAAAATGAGGAAACTTTAGAAACTTTAGTGGCCACAGGAGCAATGCTCTATATTTATGCAGATGCTGCTGGATCTCCTGCAGGGGTCCCTAATGGTGCAGGAACTCCAATTGCTGCTATAAATGTGGCTAAAGGAGCTGCTGGATATTCTTTAATAAAAGGTTTAACCGGATATACTTTTGAAATTGACGTAGCAGCTGCATTAAGTACTCCTGTTATTTTATCTGCTAATACGACTTATTGGTTAGTGTTTGCTGCCAAAACAAATCTGACTGCTTATGGAGCAGGTGGATTTAATTGGTTTTCAGGGCAAATCAACGGTAATCCTGCAAAACTTATAGATCCGTTGGATGCCTTTGGTGCAGGGGCTACAACTTGGACAAGTATATCATTCCTTACAGATGAGCCTGCATTTGATGGTCTTGCATTTAGTATTGAAGGTCAAAATGCAACATTAGGAACGCAAGAAATATTCAGCAACGTTAAAAAAACAACAATTTCTCCTAATCCAACAACTGATTATTTAAATGTAAATTCCACAGAAAAAATTAAGGCTGTTGAGATTTTTGATATGAACGGAAGAAAAAATGGATGCTACCCTTGA
- a CDS encoding T9SS type A sorting domain-containing protein — translation MDATLDGNRIDVRNLNTGGYIINIETKEGKTTEKFIKK, via the coding sequence ATGGATGCTACCCTTGACGGAAACAGAATTGATGTAAGAAATCTGAATACAGGAGGCTATATCATCAACATCGAAACAAAAGAAGGTAAAACTACCGAGAAATTCATCAAAAAATAA
- a CDS encoding T9SS type A sorting domain-containing protein, whose protein sequence is MKKILIGLLMLSSGTAFSQQTISFEASEGYTAGNINGQKGWVTPNGAEEQTVNAEKASVGTNSLKLKKNNFYCQQGEAVMGAFYNLPSPLMSDNFTVSFDIYLRFRYTSNYEFQAVNSKENKTVVRAQFTNSGAIKISDVTNPSSGTTDLLDTAGVWPIASWKRFKAVGSATEIKYYLDNILIYKGARANSSNIDQLRFVHDNFGEYAYIDNIKINNESSDTAPVQQKISIYPNPSSDFITILSPNKIKNVVILSGFGKQINVNIMNDKIDIRNLLPGMYLLNVETEGRNFTEKFVKK, encoded by the coding sequence ATGAAAAAAATATTAATTGGATTGCTTATGCTTTCTTCTGGAACAGCATTCTCTCAACAAACAATTTCCTTTGAAGCTTCTGAAGGATATACAGCAGGAAATATAAACGGACAAAAAGGATGGGTTACCCCCAACGGCGCGGAAGAACAGACGGTTAATGCGGAAAAAGCATCCGTCGGAACCAATTCTTTAAAGCTTAAAAAAAATAATTTTTATTGCCAGCAAGGAGAAGCTGTAATGGGAGCCTTTTATAATCTGCCATCGCCACTAATGTCTGATAATTTTACAGTTTCGTTTGATATTTATTTACGTTTCCGTTATACCTCAAATTATGAATTTCAGGCAGTAAATAGTAAGGAAAATAAGACTGTGGTAAGAGCTCAATTTACTAATTCAGGAGCTATTAAAATTTCAGATGTAACCAATCCATCTTCCGGTACAACAGATTTACTGGATACAGCCGGGGTTTGGCCAATAGCATCATGGAAAAGATTTAAAGCAGTAGGATCAGCTACAGAGATCAAGTACTATCTGGATAATATTTTGATTTATAAAGGGGCTCGTGCCAATTCTTCAAATATTGATCAACTGCGTTTTGTTCATGATAATTTTGGAGAATATGCCTATATTGATAATATTAAAATTAACAATGAATCATCAGATACAGCTCCCGTACAACAAAAAATAAGTATTTATCCTAATCCATCATCAGATTTTATTACGATTCTATCTCCAAACAAAATAAAAAATGTTGTGATTTTAAGCGGTTTTGGAAAACAAATCAATGTCAATATAATGAATGATAAAATTGATATCAGAAATTTACTTCCTGGAATGTATTTGCTTAATGTAGAAACAGAAGGCAGAAACTTTACTGAAAAATTTGTTAAAAAATAA
- a CDS encoding SDR family oxidoreductase, translating to MLKHKTAYITGGTKGIGLGIAKILLENGISVAFSGRKREDVMKAEQDLKQYSPNVLGIVSDVRNLESEAEAVKYTIEKFGRLDYVIANAGLGIFKPVDELSAEEWNDMIETNLTGVFYTLKASVEELKKTEGYYITISSLAGANFFENGTGYNASKFGVVGFTQAAMIDLRKYNIKSTVIMPGSVATYFNGNIPSEKDSWKIQPEDMGNLILDILKMNPRVLPSKIEFRATQPGK from the coding sequence ATGTTAAAACATAAAACAGCATATATAACAGGAGGAACCAAAGGAATAGGTTTGGGAATTGCTAAAATTTTGCTTGAAAACGGGATTTCAGTAGCATTTTCAGGAAGAAAAAGAGAGGATGTCATGAAAGCTGAACAGGACCTTAAGCAATATTCACCTAATGTCTTGGGGATTGTTTCTGATGTGAGAAACCTTGAAAGCGAAGCCGAAGCTGTAAAATATACTATCGAAAAATTTGGAAGACTGGATTATGTGATAGCAAATGCTGGATTAGGCATATTTAAACCTGTAGATGAATTGTCTGCAGAAGAATGGAATGATATGATTGAAACCAATCTTACCGGTGTTTTTTATACCTTAAAAGCTTCCGTTGAAGAGCTTAAAAAGACAGAAGGATATTATATTACCATTTCAAGTCTGGCAGGAGCTAATTTCTTCGAAAATGGAACAGGATATAATGCTTCAAAATTCGGAGTCGTAGGTTTTACGCAGGCAGCTATGATTGATTTGAGAAAATATAATATCAAATCTACGGTAATTATGCCAGGTTCGGTAGCTACTTATTTTAATGGAAATATACCCTCAGAAAAAGATAGTTGGAAGATTCAGCCCGAAGATATGGGGAATCTGATATTGGATATTTTAAAGATGAATCCTAGGGTTTTGCCCAGTAAAATAGAGTTTAGAGCAACACAGCCAGGTAAATAA
- a CDS encoding electron transfer flavoprotein subunit beta/FixA family protein: MKILVCISSVPDTTSKINFTADKSAFDKNGIQWVINPLDEFALTKAVKLQESQGATVTVINVGDAATEPVIRKALAIGANDAVRVNLDPKDSYSTAKEIAAVAQSGGYDLILCGKESIDYNGGSVPGMVAQLLNQPFVNASVGLDVNGSEATAVREIEGGKETISVKLPAIIAGQKGLVDEKDLIIPNMRGIMSARTKPLQVVEPTSSEVKVQGVSYDSVPPRAAVKMVSPDNLDELVRLLHEEAKVI, translated from the coding sequence ATGAAAATATTAGTTTGTATTAGTAGTGTTCCGGATACTACTTCCAAAATTAACTTTACAGCAGATAAATCTGCTTTCGACAAAAACGGAATTCAGTGGGTAATCAATCCGCTAGATGAATTTGCGTTGACAAAAGCGGTTAAACTTCAGGAATCTCAGGGAGCAACAGTAACAGTAATCAACGTAGGAGATGCTGCTACAGAACCTGTAATCAGAAAAGCATTAGCAATTGGTGCTAACGATGCAGTAAGAGTAAATCTTGATCCAAAAGACAGCTATTCTACAGCAAAAGAAATTGCTGCTGTAGCTCAAAGTGGAGGATACGATTTGATCCTTTGTGGTAAAGAATCTATCGATTATAATGGTGGATCTGTACCAGGAATGGTAGCTCAGTTATTAAATCAGCCTTTCGTAAATGCATCTGTAGGATTAGATGTAAACGGAAGCGAAGCTACTGCTGTAAGAGAAATCGAAGGTGGAAAAGAAACTATTTCGGTTAAATTACCGGCAATTATCGCAGGTCAGAAAGGATTAGTAGATGAAAAAGACCTTATCATTCCAAACATGAGAGGAATTATGTCTGCAAGAACAAAACCTTTACAGGTAGTAGAGCCTACTTCTTCAGAAGTTAAAGTTCAGGGAGTGTCTTATGACAGTGTTCCACCAAGAGCTGCTGTGAAAATGGTTTCTCCTGACAATCTGGACGAATTGGTAAGATTACTTCACGAAGAAGCTAAAGTGATCTAA
- a CDS encoding electron transfer flavoprotein subunit alpha/FixB family protein, with the protein MAVFVYAENINGVYKKAAFEAVSYAKAIADKAGDTVTAISVNPTDSSDLLYKYGASNVINIKDEGLKNFSAKAFAQAVSEVVDGNIIVFPHTTDASSIAPMLAVMKNYSLITNALEAPESLSPFQVKRRAFSGKGFMHAKAEGNGVIVTVSQNAFGVKENAVSGSEEVKNLSVANEDTKVISHEQSSGKLDLKEAEVVVSAGRGMKGPENWGMVEDLANVLGAATACSKPVSDIGWRPHTEHVGQTGKAIAPNLYIAIGISGAIQHLAGVNSSKTIVVINSDPEAPFFKSADYGVVGDAFQIIPALTEKIKAIKG; encoded by the coding sequence ATGGCAGTATTCGTATACGCAGAAAATATAAACGGAGTTTACAAAAAAGCAGCTTTTGAAGCAGTTTCTTATGCTAAAGCTATTGCAGATAAAGCAGGAGATACCGTTACAGCGATCTCTGTAAACCCCACTGATTCTTCAGATTTATTATACAAATATGGAGCATCAAATGTTATCAATATTAAAGACGAGGGTCTTAAAAATTTCTCAGCAAAAGCATTTGCACAGGCTGTAAGTGAAGTAGTTGACGGAAATATTATCGTTTTTCCTCACACTACAGATGCTTCTTCAATAGCACCAATGTTAGCAGTAATGAAGAATTATTCTTTAATTACTAATGCATTAGAAGCTCCTGAAAGCCTTTCTCCATTCCAGGTAAAGAGAAGAGCTTTCTCAGGAAAAGGATTTATGCATGCAAAAGCTGAAGGAAACGGAGTAATTGTTACAGTTTCTCAAAATGCTTTCGGTGTGAAAGAAAATGCAGTATCTGGTTCAGAAGAAGTGAAAAACTTATCAGTAGCTAATGAGGATACTAAAGTAATTTCTCATGAGCAAAGTTCAGGAAAATTAGACCTTAAAGAAGCTGAAGTAGTTGTTTCTGCAGGTAGAGGGATGAAAGGTCCTGAAAACTGGGGTATGGTTGAAGATTTAGCCAATGTTTTAGGAGCTGCTACAGCATGTTCTAAACCGGTTTCTGATATCGGATGGAGACCTCACACAGAACACGTTGGACAAACAGGTAAAGCAATCGCACCTAATCTGTATATTGCAATAGGAATTTCAGGAGCCATTCAGCACTTAGCTGGAGTAAACTCTTCAAAAACAATCGTAGTAATCAATAGCGATCCTGAAGCTCCTTTCTTCAAGTCTGCTGATTATGGAGTAGTAGGAGATGCTTTCCAGATTATTCCTGCATTAACAGAGAAAATTAAAGCAATTAAAGGATAA
- a CDS encoding bifunctional nuclease family protein → MDYKQLIIRGISYSQTQSGAYALLLEHEETHIKLPVVIGNFEAQSISLGLEKDIHPPRPLTHDLFSKFIISANYELVSVIIYQIVDGVFFSNINFKNKATEEELILDARTSDAVAMAVRFDAPIFTTQQVLNEAGILLELEDVSREEQTFSETVATEDNLKSLSMEELQKLLDDAVKEEDYDTALEIQEEIKRRKKKID, encoded by the coding sequence ATGGATTATAAGCAGCTAATTATTCGCGGAATATCGTACAGCCAGACCCAATCGGGGGCGTACGCATTGTTACTGGAGCATGAGGAAACACACATAAAATTACCTGTTGTTATAGGAAATTTCGAAGCTCAATCTATCTCTCTTGGACTGGAAAAAGATATCCATCCACCGCGCCCACTTACCCACGACTTATTCTCAAAATTTATCATTTCGGCCAATTATGAGTTGGTTTCTGTAATCATTTATCAGATTGTAGATGGGGTATTCTTTTCAAATATCAACTTTAAAAATAAAGCGACGGAAGAAGAACTGATTCTTGATGCAAGAACTTCTGATGCTGTTGCCATGGCTGTAAGATTTGATGCACCTATCTTTACCACACAGCAGGTATTGAACGAAGCCGGAATCTTATTGGAGCTGGAAGATGTATCAAGAGAAGAGCAAACTTTTTCAGAAACAGTAGCCACTGAAGACAACTTAAAATCCCTTTCTATGGAAGAGCTTCAGAAACTATTGGATGATGCCGTTAAAGAAGAAGACTATGATACCGCCCTTGAAATTCAGGAAGAAATCAAGAGGAGGAAAAAGAAAATTGACTAA
- a CDS encoding nucleoside permease: protein MNLKLRLTILSFLQFFVWGAWLITMANFWFGTKHWEGTQFGAVFGTMGIASIFMPTITGIIADRWVNAERIFSVLHILYGAMLFILPHSADPNSFFSVMLVAMCFYMPTIALANSISYTILKNNNMDVVKDFPPIRVWGTIGFIVAMWITNLSGNKATEGQFYIGGAVAIFLGIYALTLPKCPPQKLIDKSSPLSEQLGLNAFKLFGNYKMALFFLFSMLLGAALQLTNAYGDVFLSEFAHFPKYADSFVVQRSTIIMSISQVSETLFILAIPFFLKKFGIKKVMLMSMLAWVLRFGFFAYGVPDGFGLSLIILSCIVYGMAFDFFNISGSLFVETTTDKNIRSSAQGLFMMMTNGFGAVFGSYIAGWAIDKFFTHKFTTATELSTYLETTPDNPTFLEILKNSFNSAVNSDGSLSSVVMVKDWQQIWLSFAIYSLVLAIFFAVLFKHKHKPEDVSSVSH from the coding sequence ATGAATTTAAAATTACGACTGACCATCCTCAGTTTTCTCCAGTTTTTTGTTTGGGGAGCATGGCTGATTACGATGGCGAACTTCTGGTTTGGCACTAAACATTGGGAAGGAACACAGTTTGGAGCTGTTTTCGGAACAATGGGAATTGCTTCTATTTTTATGCCAACCATTACTGGAATTATTGCTGACCGTTGGGTGAATGCCGAGCGTATCTTTTCAGTATTACATATTCTTTACGGGGCTATGCTTTTCATATTGCCACATTCTGCAGATCCTAATTCCTTCTTTTCGGTAATGCTGGTTGCAATGTGTTTCTATATGCCTACTATTGCTTTAGCAAATTCAATTTCATACACCATCCTAAAGAATAATAATATGGATGTTGTGAAAGATTTCCCACCAATCCGTGTATGGGGTACTATTGGCTTCATTGTAGCCATGTGGATCACCAACCTTAGTGGAAATAAAGCAACGGAAGGACAGTTTTATATTGGTGGAGCAGTAGCCATATTCTTAGGAATCTATGCCCTTACCTTACCAAAATGCCCGCCACAAAAGCTGATTGATAAAAGCTCACCTTTATCAGAACAATTAGGTTTAAATGCCTTCAAGCTTTTCGGAAACTATAAAATGGCATTGTTCTTCTTATTTTCAATGCTTTTAGGAGCTGCACTTCAGTTGACAAATGCTTATGGAGACGTATTTTTAAGTGAGTTTGCTCATTTTCCAAAATATGCTGATTCATTTGTAGTACAGAGATCTACCATCATTATGTCGATTTCACAGGTTTCAGAAACCCTATTTATCCTGGCAATTCCTTTCTTCCTAAAGAAATTTGGTATTAAAAAAGTAATGTTAATGTCTATGCTGGCATGGGTATTAAGATTCGGTTTCTTTGCGTATGGAGTACCAGATGGTTTCGGTTTATCTTTGATTATCCTTTCATGTATTGTATACGGAATGGCTTTTGACTTCTTTAATATTTCGGGATCTCTATTCGTAGAGACTACAACAGATAAAAATATCCGTTCTTCTGCTCAAGGGTTATTTATGATGATGACCAATGGTTTTGGAGCTGTTTTTGGAAGCTATATTGCAGGATGGGCTATAGACAAATTCTTTACTCATAAGTTTACAACAGCGACAGAATTGTCTACTTATCTGGAGACTACCCCTGATAACCCTACTTTCCTGGAGATTTTGAAAAATAGTTTCAATTCAGCTGTAAACTCTGACGGGAGTCTTTCTTCTGTGGTGATGGTAAAAGACTGGCAGCAGATATGGTTATCATTTGCCATCTATTCATTGGTTCTTGCTATATTTTTTGCTGTATTATTCAAGCATAAACACAAGCCTGAAGATGTTTCTTCTGTGAGCCACTAA